The following are from one region of the Lacinutrix sp. Bg11-31 genome:
- a CDS encoding porin family protein encodes MRKLIALFICITTSTVCSAQLFTREKVQNNQNMDKQSLSWGYYFGTNNLDYKIDYNDNKGDIETVKSFGFNVGLVGDIRVNDNINFRLEPGLIISARTLNYPENFFEGIPADDLNKSDFLREVKSTYIYIPLLMRLSTDRINNFKPFITLGIATSLNLSSNEQNPEDNSGGEFRTTKSTQFYDIGFGIDFYLEWFKFTPSIRGIFALNDELVKDVDPNSPWTGNINSMKTRGIFINFTFR; translated from the coding sequence ATGAGGAAACTAATTGCCCTATTTATATGTATTACAACAAGTACTGTGTGCTCAGCACAGCTATTTACTAGAGAAAAAGTACAGAATAACCAAAACATGGATAAGCAATCCTTAAGTTGGGGATATTACTTTGGTACAAATAATTTAGATTACAAAATAGATTATAACGACAACAAAGGTGATATAGAAACAGTAAAATCCTTTGGTTTTAATGTTGGTTTGGTTGGAGATATTCGTGTAAACGATAATATTAATTTTAGACTTGAACCAGGTTTAATTATTTCTGCACGAACATTAAATTATCCTGAAAACTTTTTTGAAGGTATTCCTGCAGATGATTTAAATAAATCAGATTTTCTACGTGAAGTAAAGTCTACTTACATCTATATCCCTTTATTAATGAGGCTTTCTACAGACCGTATTAATAATTTTAAACCATTTATTACTTTAGGTATTGCGACGTCTTTAAATTTATCGAGTAACGAACAAAACCCTGAAGATAATAGTGGTGGCGAATTTAGAACCACAAAAAGCACACAGTTTTATGATATTGGTTTTGGTATCGATTTTTATTTAGAATGGTTTAAATTCACACCATCTATTCGTGGTATTTTTGCTTTAAACGATGAGCTGGTAAAAGATGTTGATCCTAACAGTCCTTGGACAGGAAATATTAATTCTATGAAAACGCGTGGGATTTTTATTAATTTCACTTTTAGGTAG
- the ubiE gene encoding bifunctional demethylmenaquinone methyltransferase/2-methoxy-6-polyprenyl-1,4-benzoquinol methylase UbiE has translation MKKVNPYKDSSLGKKEQVTKMFDTISGEYDGLNRVISFGIDIKWRKKVVEIVKATKPESVLDIATGTGDLAINLAETSATKIIGLDISSGMLEVGKTKITAKNLDNKIKMIIGDSENMPFEDNAFDAITVAFGVRNFETLEKGLKDILRVLKPGGTFVILETSVPTKFPFKQGYMFHSKIILPTVGRLFSKDKTAYKYLSESASIFPYGEALNNILRNIGFINVKDLPQTFGVATIYTASKQ, from the coding sequence TTGAAAAAAGTAAATCCCTATAAAGACAGTAGTCTTGGTAAAAAAGAGCAGGTTACAAAAATGTTCGATACCATTTCTGGAGAGTACGATGGTTTAAATCGTGTAATCTCTTTTGGAATAGATATTAAATGGAGAAAAAAAGTAGTTGAAATAGTGAAAGCTACCAAACCAGAAAGTGTTTTAGATATTGCTACTGGAACTGGAGATTTAGCTATTAACCTTGCCGAAACTAGTGCCACAAAAATTATTGGTTTAGATATTAGTAGTGGTATGCTTGAAGTTGGAAAAACTAAAATAACGGCTAAAAATCTTGACAATAAAATTAAAATGATTATTGGAGACAGTGAAAATATGCCTTTTGAAGATAATGCGTTCGATGCTATTACTGTTGCCTTTGGTGTTCGTAATTTTGAAACACTAGAAAAAGGATTAAAAGATATTTTACGTGTTTTAAAACCAGGCGGTACTTTTGTTATTCTTGAAACCTCTGTTCCAACAAAGTTTCCTTTTAAACAAGGTTATATGTTTCATTCTAAAATTATATTACCAACTGTTGGACGTTTGTTTTCTAAAGACAAAACTGCTTATAAATATTTAAGTGAAAGTGCCTCTATTTTTCCTTATGGTGAAGCACTAAACAATATTTTACGTAATATTGGGTTTATAAATGTGAAAGATTTACCACAAACTTTTGGAGTGGCCACAATTTATACAGCATCAAAACAGTAA
- a CDS encoding RNA methyltransferase has product MLSKSQIKLITRLKQKKYRIADGFFVAEGIKVINELLDSSLGLHLLFTTESFKSHTENETLITETELKKISFLTTPNKALAVFKIPVQKNSEYQGLIVALDSIRDPGNLGTIIRLCDWFGIKELVCSKETVDCYNPKVVQATMGSITRVNISYLDLNTFLAEAEMPIFGAFMDGKNVYKSELPKAGIIVLGNEANGISEAIEKQVTSRIAIPRFGDLQATESLNVATATAILLSEFRRN; this is encoded by the coding sequence ATGCTATCAAAAAGCCAAATAAAATTAATAACGCGTCTCAAACAAAAAAAATACAGAATTGCTGACGGTTTTTTTGTTGCTGAAGGTATAAAAGTAATTAACGAACTTTTAGATTCTTCTTTAGGGTTACATCTTTTATTTACGACAGAGTCTTTCAAAAGTCATACCGAAAATGAAACATTAATTACAGAAACTGAATTAAAGAAAATTAGTTTTCTAACGACACCAAATAAAGCGTTGGCTGTTTTTAAAATACCAGTACAAAAAAATAGTGAATATCAAGGTTTAATAGTGGCTTTAGATAGCATTCGTGATCCTGGAAATTTGGGTACTATTATTAGATTATGCGATTGGTTTGGTATTAAAGAGTTGGTATGTAGTAAAGAAACGGTAGATTGTTATAACCCAAAAGTTGTGCAAGCCACAATGGGATCTATTACTAGAGTAAATATTAGTTATTTAGATTTAAATACTTTTTTAGCTGAAGCTGAAATGCCAATATTTGGTGCTTTTATGGATGGTAAAAATGTTTATAAAAGTGAATTGCCAAAAGCAGGTATTATAGTTTTAGGAAATGAAGCGAATGGAATTTCTGAAGCTATAGAAAAACAAGTAACAAGCCGAATTGCTATTCCGCGTTTTGGCGATTTACAAGCCACTGAAAGTTTAAATGTAGCGACAGCTACTGCTATTTTGTTAAGTGAGTTTAGAAGGAATTAA